Below is a window of Mucilaginibacter sp. PAMC 26640 DNA.
TTTGCCACATCGCTTCTTTCAATATACAGGTCGATGTTTTTGTTGGGCATATCCATGTTATTATCCTCGTCGTCATCCAGAATAATGCGGCCGTTAAACTTCTCATTTATCTTCAGGCGCACGCTATCATCGGCGGTCAAATATTTGATATCGTTCAGCTTTAAGTAGTAAGTGCTGTCGGCAGCTGGTTTAATGCTGACGGTTTGACTGAAGGTTGCACCGGTCCTGAAATTAGCGCTCGCCTTGGCACTATAGTAGATCACCACACTCAATGCAATTACCCATACCATAAACAGGGCAGATCCTGTTGTACGGCCAACGGTGTTACCTTTAAACACGTAGCCGATAATAGCCAGGATGATCGCCAGCAGCGGCATGGCCAGCATCAGGAACGCGCAGACTAAAAATATGGTGTTAGCTTCCTGGTTAACAATATTGAAGGGGAAAACATGCGCCAGGAAAGTACTGCCGTAGGCGGTAAACATCACAATGGCAATAACCAAGCTTATTAATGCGCCGAAGCAGGAGACCAGTAAAACCAATCCGATAAATTTGAGGAGCAGTTTACTGGCACCGCCTGCAAAAGAGCCCACATGGCCAAATACATCACCGGCAAAATCGCGGGTTTTGTATACCAGGGGTTTAGCTTCATGGCCAAGGCTGTGCAGGTTGCCTTTTACATTGCTGATCTCCTGCTCAAAGTTCAGCTTAAAACCCTGCAGGTCCAGCTTTTGGCCTTTCATCGCCATACGGTCGGCGCGGGTATTGGCTTTGGGCACTACAATCCACAAAACAATGTATAATAAGAAGCCAACACCACCGGCGCCGCTAAATAAAACAAAGGCCAAACGCACCCAAAGGGCGTCGATATCAAAATAATTGGCAATACCTGCAGCTACGCCGCCAACCAGGTGATCGTCGGCATCGCGGAACAGCCTGCGGTTTTCGGTTGTGTACCCAAACAGGTTGCCGGTTTTAATACCGTCTTCCTCGGCCGATTCAAAATCAGCTACCGAGCCCATTTGTTCCACAACGGCCTTAACATCCTGTGCAATAATAACTTGTTTGCCTTCGCGGGTTAAAATATCTGCAAACATCTCTGCAATGCGGTTTTCGATATCGGTGGTGATCTCCAGGCTATCGGCAGAGTTCATAAAATGACGCGTTACATCGGTCATATAAGTTTTCAGGAGCTCGTAGGCATCTTCTTCTATATGAAAAACGGTGCCGTTTATATTGATGATAATAGTTTTATTCATGATGGGTGATAATTATAGGTGATTAATTTTTTCGGTCGCCGATAGCGGTTTGTACGGCGAACGCCAGTTCCTGCCAGGTGTTATCCAGTTGCTCCAGTACCTTGCGGCCTTCGTCGCTCAGCACATAGTATTTTCGGGGCGGGCCGGAGGTAGACTCTACCCAGTTGTAGGAGAGTAAGCCGTTGTTTTTCAACCGGGTTAGGAGAGGATATAGCGTACCCTCAACAACAAGCAGGCGCGCTTTCTTTAGCTCGGCAATGATATCCGAAGCATAGATCTCGCCCTTTGCAATAACAGAGAGGATGCAATACTCCAGTATGCCCTTTCTCATTTGGGTTTGTGTGTTCTCAACAATCATAGCACAAAGATATATGTTTAAGAATGTATTATGCAATACATAGTACTATAATTATTTACTTTTTTACACTTTTTAACTTATTTTAACAAAACGGTGCTTTTTTTTACAAATCATTTGATTTATTGATAGCGTAACACTACTTTAGTAATTAATTAACTATTAACTGATCTTATTTATTAACAAACATGAAAAAACTTCTACTAGTAAGTTTGTGTTTCCTGATGTTATGCGTAACACAGGTATTTGCACAAAATCGTACGGTATCCGGTACAGTAATGGCCAAAGATGATGGCTTGCCTGTTCCAGGAGCTACTGTAAAAGTAAAAGGGACCACCATCGGTACCCAAACTACAACAACCGGTAAGTTCACCCTTAATGTTCCTGCCGGGGCTACTTTACAAGTATCTTTTTTGGGTTATTCAACCCAGGAAATTAAAGTTGGTTCCAGCGATGTGATCAACGTTACGCTTGAGTCTTCAATGAACACCATCAGCGAGGTTGTTGTAACCGGCGCTTTGGGTGTTAAGCGTGCTGCTAAAGAGTTGGGTTATGCTACTACCCGTGTTAGCGGTAAAGAAATCAACCAGACTAACGTTACTAACTTTGCAAATGGTTTAACCGCGAAGGTTGCTGGTTTGGCCGTACAAACTATCGATAACAGTATCGATCCGCGTTTGCGTATCACGCTTCGTGGTAACCGATCATTATCCGGTAACAATACTGCATTGATCGTATTAGATGGTGTGCCGATCCCGGGTGGAACCATTTCTTCCATCAATCCTGATGATATTGCTGAAACACAAATCCTGAAAGGTGCCGGTGCTGCTGCTATCTACGGTTCTGAAGCATCAAACGGTGCAATCATCATCACCACCAAACGTGGTACAGGTGATGGCAAACCGGTTATCACTTATGGTAACTCTTTTCAGTTTAAAACTGTAGGCTTTTTCCCTGAGTTGCAACGTAATTACGGCCCTTATGGCGGTGAAGGCGATCCTTATGTAGATCCGGTTACCGGCTTCTCAAGATACACCCCTTATGAAAACCAATTGTACGGGCCTGCTTTTGATGGCAGCCAGGTTCAGGTTGGTTATCCTGCCGGTGGCCCAACAGCTACTGTTGCACAAGGTAATGCTGCAAACAACGGTTTCCCGGTATTAACCGCAACCTATTCAGCTTTAAAACAAAATCCTATTACTTCTTTCTTCAACAGAGGTATAGTTGAACAAAACCAGGTTGCATTTCAACAGGGTGATGCAAAAAACTCTTTCTACTTTTCTGCTCAGAATGTAATCGACAAAGGTGTTGTTCCAAAAGATAAAAGTACCCGTACAGCGGTAAGCGTAAGAGGTGCAAGAACTTTCGGGATCTTTAAAGTAGACTATTCTGCTTCATACACCCGTAGCAGCATCAGCACCTATGGTGTAGGTTACAACGGGGCTTTACTTTATACTACTGTTTTACAGTGGCCTGCGTTTTTGGATATCAAACAATTCCAAAACTCTACCACCGGTACATTCTCTAACCCTAGCGATTTTTATGATGCTTACGCAGTTAACCCATACTGGATCACTGATAACGCACGCAGCAACAGGCAAAAAGATGTGTTTCTTTCTAACTTGAAATTAACACTGAGCCCAACAAAATGGTTAGATGTACAATACAACGTCTCTCAAAACTTTGGTAACTTTCAGCAACGCAATACTGCTGCACAGGTTAATTTTAGCCCGTATTCAGTAAGCGATCCTTACGGAGCAGGTAGTGTACAGGGTAGCTTCGCTTCAGGCAGTCGCCCGGGCCAGGTATCAGATGTTTCTGTTTTTGGTGATGGTACAGGCGATGGCGATGGTTACGCCAGGTTGCAAGGTGATGCAACAGCCAATCTGCATTACACTTTCTTTAAAGATTTTAAAACCAGCTTATTATTAGGTAATACTATTTATCAGCGTGGTTTAAGCGTTATATCCGCAGGTAGCAATAACTTGCTGATCAATGGATTCTATAATATCAATACCATTTCTGGTTTTGCAAGTGCAAGCACTGGTTATGCTAAGATCCGCCAGATAGCTTACTTTGCTGATTTGAACATCGGTTACAAGGATTTCTTATTTTTAGAAGGTACGTTAAGAAACGATCATGATTCTCGTTTACCTGAGGTTAACCGTTCTTTCTACTATCCATCAGGTAAGGTATCCTTTATCCCTACCGAAGTTATCCCGGGCTTAAAAGGCAGTAAGATCTTAAACTACGCTAAGCTTTACTTATCGTTAAGCCGTGTAGGGAATATCTCTGTGGGCCCGTACAGCATTTTCAACAACGTGGGTGTAACCGGCGGTTTCCCTTACGGTGCACTGGGTGGTTTAAGTTTAGGTACACGTAACTACAGCCCAACGCTTAAACCGGAGATCATCTCGGAAATTGAAACAGGTGGTGAGTTTTCGTTCTTCGATAGCCGTTTAAACGTTAAAGCTACTTACTACAAGCAAAACAGTAAAAATCAAACTTTAACGGTTAACACTTCCAGTTCAACAGGTTTCAGCTCAACGGTAATTAATGCAGGTGAAATTCAATCAAGCGGTGGTGAATTTGAGGCAAGAGGCTTCATCGTTCAGCAGCCAAGAGGGGGCTTTACATGGGAACTCGGCGGTAACTTCTCTATCAATGATTCAAAGGTTTTATCTCTTATCCCTGGTATCGACCAGTTAGATCTTGGTGGCGGTATCACCGCAGTGGTAGGCCAGCCTTTCCCCGTTTACAAAGGTACCGATATGAATCGTGACCCTAACGGTAACGTTATTGTAAGCGCTACTACCGGTTTGCCATCATTAAACCCAACCCAGGTAAACTTTGGCCGTACTACGCCTAAGTATATCTTTGGTGTAACCAACACTTTCGGCTACAAATTTGTTAGCCTTGGCGCAACCGCTGAATACCGCGGTGGAAACATCATTTATAACTCTATTGGTGGCACCCTGAACTTTGCAGGTTCTTCATTGATCTCTACATTAGCAGGCCGTCAGCGTTTCGTTTACCCAGGTTCTGTTATCAACACAGGTACTGCTGCTGCGCCGGTGTATACACCAAATACTAACATCACCGTTCAGGACGGTAATTACGGTTTCTGGCAGAGTTCTGCTTACAACTCCACCAATCAGCCTCGTGTATCGAGCGCTGCATTCTGGAAACTGCGCGAAATCAACCTTAACTTTAACTTAACCCAGTTTGTTAAAAACACCCGTTACATCAAAGGCTTAAACCTTTCATTCACCGGTCGTAACCTGTTCTTGTGGAAACCTAAGAACAATCCTTGGAGCGATCCTGAATTTAGCGATACTGCAGGTAACGCAGTGGGTGTAACAAGTGCAAACCAGGTTCCGGGCCAGAGAATTTATGGTGCCGATCTTAAAGTAACATTTTAAATAATACGAAAATGAAAAAGTATACATCAATCATAGCAGCTTTTCTGGCAACGGGTGCCATATTATCCGGTTGTAAGAAAGACTTTCTAAGCCAGGAGGTGAATCCAAACACACCTTCGGTTACTACTCCGCAATTCGCATTGTCAGGTGCTGAAAAGGTTGCGGCAGATATTCCTAACCTGAGCTTTAACGTGTACGGGATTTGGGTTGGCTACGCAGCCCCAAGCGGTAACTTTGTGCCAAGCCCTGCTTTACAGCAGTACCAGTTTACAACGGATAACTTTAATGTTTTTGGAACCTTATTTGGAAATGCAACGAATTTTAACAACTTAGAGGTCATCAGCGCCGATCCTGCTTTTGCCAAGTTCAAGGCGATCGCCATGATCATGAAGGCTTATGACTTTCAGCAACTGGTAGACGTTTATAATAATGTGCCGTATACCCAGGCTTTCCAGGCGAGTACTTACCTGTTCCCTAAATACGATAAAGGCGCCGATATTTACGCCGATCTGGTAGTTCAATTAACGGCTGCAAAGGCCCTTATTGATGCCAATGGCAGCGCTACCGATCCCGGTGCATCCGACATCATTTTTAAAGGTGATATGGCTAAATGGAAACGTTTTGCAAATACGCTGATCTTACGCCTGGCCATTCGCCAAAGTAAAACCAATGGTGCTACTGCAAAGGCTGCATTACCAGCAGCAGCAGGCAACGATTATGTTACAGATGACTTTACCGTTGCAGCTAACCCTGGTTATACCGGCAGTGGTTTCGAAGGACAGCAAAGCCCTTTCTGGAGAAACTTCGGTACTGATATCAGTGGTAACCCAGTTGGTACCAGTGTACGCGGCGGTGCTTTCGCGTTAGAATTGTTAAGAGGCTTTAATGACCCAAGGTTGGGTAAAGAGTATGCTTTAACAACTAATGATAATGTTTATCGCGGTATTGTTCTAGGTGATCCAAACGCGCCTCAAAATCCTAAGTCTAGTAACTTTGGCCCGGGTTTATTAAAAGGCCCAACCCAGGATGCTGTCCTTTTAGGTAGTGCACAGTCTTTGTTTTTACAGGCTGAAGCAGTTACAAGAGGATGGATCACAGGTGATGCACAAGACCTTTATCAACGCGGCATCACTGCCTCATTTGTTGCCCTTGGTTTAACGGCAGCAGATGCAACTACTTACTATACCCAAAATCTGGCAAATGTAGGCTGGACAGCTTCTACAGATAAGTTGCAGGCAATTATTACCCAAAAGTATATTGCGATGAACGGTTACAGTTTCTTTGAAGGCTTCAATGAATTTAAAAGAACCGGTTTCCCGGCAGGCGTTCCACGGTCAATTGATACTAAAGCAATTGGTAACATCATCCCTAACCGGGTGTTCTATCCAACTTCAGAATATCAGCAAAATTCCGCTGCGGTGGGTGCCGAAGGTACTATTGATCCCTTTACTTCAAAAATATTCTGGCAACCATAAAGATTGCTTTTTGTAAGTGATCATAATGCTGACAATAGTATTTATATTTTAAAACATTAAAAATGAAAAAGAGATTATTAATAAAAAACCTTGCCATTATATTAGGCCTTTTGGCAATGGTAAGTTTTAGCTCTTGCCTTAAAGACAAGAACTTTGTAGACTTTGCCGCGGTAGGTACTACAATTGATATACCGTTGGGTGGCCTTTCAGGGGTTAGTTCTTTAACCGAGAATAAGGATACAATTGTACGGCAGTTTGCTGTTAACGTGTCATCACCAAAGCCACTTACCACAGATTTAACAGTTTCCTTGGGTGTGGATCAGGCTAACATCGACGCCTATAATAAACTGCAGACTGCGGTTGTTTATGAGGCATTTCCAGCCGGTTCTTACGTGATGGACAAAACTTCGGTTGTAATTCCTGCGAATACACGAACACAGATAATTACGGTTACTTTTTACAAGAACAAATTAGATCCTGCTAAAAGTTACCTGTTACCGATTGCTATTAAAGATGCCCAGGGGCAAGTGATCAGTGGTAACTTTGGTATTAAGTATTATAATGCGATTGGAAATGATTTTGCCGGCCCGTATGATCACGCTTTCACAAGAACACCAGCAGCTGGTAACTATGGCTTTGGTGAAGGGCATACGGCAGTATTTATACCAAACACTCCTCGCCAATTTGAAGTTGCGGGCGGGTATTTCACCGGGACAATCAGATATCGCGTGTCGTTTACTAAAACGGGTACAGGTGCTGGTGCAACTTACTCGCAGTTTTCTATTGTTGTAAATCCGGATGATGTGAAGGACATTTTAGCGGTTCAGTCAACCCCTATCTCGGTTACTGTTCCAGCTTTCATTGTAGACTATGTTGAGAAACAGTATACATTCACGGAAGCTCTTGCCTTGTTTAAGGGTGGGTTTAGCTACTCCGTATTTGGTTCTGCTGCACGGACAAACCTTGATCAGTATCAAAAATAGTCTGTCACCGACCGATCATTAAATGTAAAGCCGTCTTGTAGAAATATGAGACGGCTTTTTTGTTGAGTGGAGTGTAAACGGATATATTAATGAAATATAATCTGGGGATACTTTTGGAGTTATTATGAAGCTAGTGGTGGATATTGACCACGTGACCGGTCAATTTGAAAATTGATAGATTTGATCAATTTTGGTCCACCCTGTAATAGATTTACCCCCTCGTGTCACAACTATTTTCTTACTTGTTATTCAGAATTGATTTATTACTCGTTTAACTTTGGTAATGCTCAAACTAGCTTTGCGTAATCAAATAAAAACTTAATTTGCGGTTGGAAAAAGGGTATATTGTTTTGCAGTGTTTCCGGCTGTTTTAACAGAGTGATGTTTATTGTTTCAAGAATTTTGGGCGTCGGTTGCAGTAGTTTATTATTTTGGTAAGCCAACTAAACCTTTAAGATCTTTTATCGTCTAAACAGAGAAAATCATTATAACCTTAGCCTTATTTAAACCAAAACCACACCACTCATGAAAAAAATCAACATTTTACTTGCCTCAATTTTATTTGCAGGAGTTTCTTTCGGCCAAACGGTAGCCGTACAAGGTATGGTAGTTGATGGAGCTGGCAAGCCCGTACCTTTTGCCTTTGTAAGAGATGCACAGCACAGCTACGCCACCTACAGCGATCCTGATGGTTCTTATATGCTCAGGGCCGATCCGGCATCTAAACTCGTGGTTACCGCAAAAGGTTATGGCGAAGCCACGGCCGCTATTAAAGAGGGCGGCGTAAACGTTACACTGCCGGCCGGGGATGGCGCAGTTGCTACCACAAACAGCGGGAATATTTTTAGTGTGCACAGTGATGCAGGTACGTCAACGGTAATGGGCAGTTTCCAGGCAACTACGGAAGTGCAGGGCAACCGCTACTTATCTGAAGGCTGGATGCATGGTTTCGCTATTAATACCGAGGGTGCTGTTGTACAAAATCCGGCTATGCTGTTTAATTATGATATGATGGGCGGGGATATTATTTCTACCACTGATGAAAAGAGTGTTACTAAAGTAGCCCGTGCAAGCATAATGGAAATAAGCCTGTTTGACAGCAAGGGTAAAGCCTACACCCTGGCTTTTGTACCCGCGATAGATCCATCCCATTATGTGCAAGTGTTGGCGAATGGTGCGAAATATAAGATCTACAAGCAGATCATCATTCGTTACATGAAAGCCAATTACCAAACCAACGGCATGACCTCTACCGGGAACAAATTCGATTCTTACGAGCCAACCTACTTTTACTTTATGGCGAATGGAAGCAATGCACCGGTTAAATTTAACCCCAAAAAGAAAGTATTGAAGGAGCTGTTTGCTGCCGATGCCGAGAAGCTGAATAAATATATGTCCTCAGCCTCCGGTGATATCGATGACGCCTATTTGAAAGGCCTTGGCGATGCTTTAAATTAATCGCAAATAGTTTTTAGTTACGTAAAGCGCATAAATAGACACGAAAAGCGGAAATAAGATTCAGGTAGTGAGGTTTACCCTGAACCACAAAAGGTGAAAAGAGTTAACTTGCCTTGCACATTCAAAGCTTTGTGTTCCGTAATAGCGCGCTTTGTGTTAATTAACAGCCGAAATGATTTAGCCCTGCAAACAGGGCTTTTTTATTTCTTATCCACGCTATATTTCCCCGGCCCGATAAAGAATAAGCCGACAAACATGATCGCGTCTTCAACGGCATGTGCTGCGCCGTCCATGCCGTCGCCCTTGCCGAAGTGCATTGCGGCGGCTACCATAAGGTTGACAACCAGCAACAGGCACACCGGGCGAAAGGCAAGGCCAAGCATGATCAGCGCACCGCCAACAGCTTCGGTTACCGCAGCCAGGAAACCCCAAACAACCGGAAGGAAATGGATCCCTACGTACCTGGTGGACGCGCCTAAACCGGCCCAGGCGGCAGGGCCGCCTATCAACTTTGGATAGCCGTGGTAAACAAACATGGCGCCAAGGCCAATACGGGCGATGAGGATGCCAAAATCGCGGTACTTGTTTAAGCTGCTGAAATATGCCATAAAAATATTTGTAGGTTTGTTACTGATAACTTAAAGTGGCGCCGTCTTGTTTCACCGTGAGGTTAATTGCCTCACCCAGAACCAGGCTGCAGTTATTGGGCACGTGCCCCGCCGGGAAATCAAAACACACAGGATAGTTGTACTCGCCGACTACATCCATGATCAGCTCCGGGATAGTTTGACCGAAGGGGATCTCGTTATCCTTCATATCGGAAAAGCTACCAATAACAAGCCCCACCAGTTGCTTTAATTTTCCGGCGCGCTTTAAACAGCGCAGCATCCGGTCGATAGCGTACAGGTATTCGCCAACATCCTCCAGGAACAAGATCTTGCCGCTGTAGTCCATATCGCTTACCGAGCCGTTTAAGGCCACTAACAGGGATAAGTTGCCCCCGATGAGCATGCCGTTTGCATCACCCATCCGGTTAAGTGCGTTAGGGGCTATTTGATAAGATAGTTCATCCCCAAACAGGGCCATGCGCAGGGTCTCTAGCGAGTAAGCGGAGGCATCAGGGATATTGAGCGGCATTTGCCCGTGGATACAAGGCAGCCCGTAGTTAGCGATTACATGCGCATGCAGCAAAGTAATATCACTAAAGCCGACCAGCCATTTAGGATTTGTACTTAACCGGTCGAAATCTACCAGGTCAATCATCCGGATGGTGCCGTAGCCACCCCGGGCGGCTATGATGGCTTTGATACTGTCATCGTCGATAAAGCGCTGCAGATCTTTAGCCCTTAGATGATCGTCGCCCGCAAACTGGTGGTGAGCCGCGCTAACGGTTTCGCCCAAAACCACCTCAAGGCCCCAGCTTTCCAGCAAATTGATAGCATCCGTCATGGGGATGGGCAGCTTTTTAGCCGGGCAGGTAATGGCAATTTTATCGCCTTTTTGAAGGTAGGGGGGATTTTGGTCCGATAGTCCGAAAGTCCGCATAAGTCAGTAAGATTTGTTAAAGCGAATAAACAAAAAATAAGTCAGGTATAGCGGATTTGATAATTTCCGTTCAAGGTGTTGATAGGGATACAAAGCTAACCCGGATTGATCAGCAAAAGTTTAAACTATTTGCAGGACGATACACCTTTACAAGAGTAAAATTAAAATGTAAACCTATAACAGGATTAACCATCAACAGTGTCAACTTTTGTCAGGACGACACAGGGAAGTTTTTGTTCCAACTTGTTCCACCAGCGTGTTCCACTTTGCTTTTTTGAACTATCTAAATATTGAATAAGTGTCTGACATTTAATTAATTACGGGGTTTAATTAAAGATCAGGGATGTTCCAATCTGTTCCAGGTTAATCGTATAAAGCGCTGACAGTCAGTTATAAACGAGATTTGCGTGTTCCACTATCACGAAGTGGAACACGCGGCGTTTTTTAAGAATTTTATATCTCAGCCTTTCGCGCGGCGACTTCCTTTTTTTCCTTGCTTCCCGTCATCGCATTTTCGGACTTCCCCAACCGCTCCCAACTTCCCGACTAAAAACTTATCTTTGCGAAATAATAAACATCCCCGTTTAATGTCGCAACTTAATAAGTATAAAAGATACACCATTACCTCGGCTTTGCCTTATGCAAACGGTCCGCTGCACATAGGCCACCTGGCCGGTGCGTATTTGCCTGCAGATATATTTGTGCGCTACTTGCGGTTGATGAAAAAGGATGTGGTATACATTTGCGGATCCGACGAGCATGGCGCAGCAATCACTATAAAAGCTAAAAAGGAAAATACTACCCCAACGGCTATCATCGATAAGTATCACAAACAAATCAAAGACAGCTTTGAAGAATTCGGGATCTCATTTGATATCTATCACCGCACCTCATCTGCTATTCACCATGATCTTTCACAGGAGTTTTTCCTGAATTTATACGAAAAAGGCGAGTTCATTGAGAAATTCTCGGAGCAATACTACGATGAAGATTTCGACCAGTTCCTCGCCGACCGCTACATTACCGGTACCTGCCCCGTTTGCAGCTACGACCGCGCTTACGGCGACCAGTGCGAAAACTGCGGCACCTCACTCAACCCAACGGATCTGATCGACCCGATATCTACCCTGAGCAGTAAAAAGCCCGTGCTAAAACCTACCAAACACTGGTACCTGCCCCTGGACAAATACCAGCCCTGGCTGGAAAAATGGATAGACGAGAAAGAAGGAGAGTGGAAGGTGAATGTATTTGGGCAGTGCCGCTCCTGGTTAAAATCGGGCCTGCAGCCCCGCTCCATGACCCGCGACCTGGATTGGGGTATTGATGTACCCCTGGCAGAAGCGAAAGGCAAAAAGCTTTACGTTTGGATGGATGCCCCGATAGGGTATATCTCGGCCACCAAACAATGGGCTATTGATAACGGTAAAGACTGGCAGCAATACTGGAAAAAGCAAGCTAATACCGAAGACGATGCCTGCCTGATGCACTTTATTGGTAAGGATAATATTGTGTTTCATTGTATCATTTTCCCGGCGATATTAAAGGCCCACGGCGACTATATTCTGCCGCAAAATGTGCCAGCGAACGAG
It encodes the following:
- a CDS encoding DoxX family protein, giving the protein MAYFSSLNKYRDFGILIARIGLGAMFVYHGYPKLIGGPAAWAGLGASTRYVGIHFLPVVWGFLAAVTEAVGGALIMLGLAFRPVCLLLVVNLMVAAAMHFGKGDGMDGAAHAVEDAIMFVGLFFIGPGKYSVDKK
- a CDS encoding LD-carboxypeptidase produces the protein MRTFGLSDQNPPYLQKGDKIAITCPAKKLPIPMTDAINLLESWGLEVVLGETVSAAHHQFAGDDHLRAKDLQRFIDDDSIKAIIAARGGYGTIRMIDLVDFDRLSTNPKWLVGFSDITLLHAHVIANYGLPCIHGQMPLNIPDASAYSLETLRMALFGDELSYQIAPNALNRMGDANGMLIGGNLSLLVALNGSVSDMDYSGKILFLEDVGEYLYAIDRMLRCLKRAGKLKQLVGLVIGSFSDMKDNEIPFGQTIPELIMDVVGEYNYPVCFDFPAGHVPNNCSLVLGEAINLTVKQDGATLSYQ
- a CDS encoding PadR family transcriptional regulator, translating into MIVENTQTQMRKGILEYCILSVIAKGEIYASDIIAELKKARLLVVEGTLYPLLTRLKNNGLLSYNWVESTSGPPRKYYVLSDEGRKVLEQLDNTWQELAFAVQTAIGDRKN